TCTGTCTGGCTTTGCTGGAAGGCTTATAGTAGACACAAGGTTTGCTGGTGCAGACGGTATCGTCAAGTACAGTTCTCTCCTGACAAGCCATTGAAGAACAATACAAAataccctggggggggggggggggggggatctgtgtGGCTACACAAAGACGATGCATAAGATGTACAGTAGCAGCTgtttctgatcatttttaaactgcatgtttattttatatcgGAGAGCTTTGGACCCAGTAGGACAGAAGCCAGTCATTCTTAGACACATCTTTATGATACATACTTCTTAACTCTAAGGGCTGTAACAGTTCATGCTTTCCTGTATTGAAAGCAAACTGTATCACGTAAGTGTACACAAATTCTGTGTCCAAACAGACATCTCTACTATTTAGCACATCTGCTACAAGCTTGTTTGCGACAGAGATACTTGATCCAGGACAGAAGGTTATCACTGTTGAACAAGTCAATTGACTAATACAGACTGATTTGATTGGGTTATTTTTCTGGTGTCTCCCTGGGTTATAATTTCACACTAATAAACCTTCCTCCCATTGGTTTGTTTGCAGGAGCCTGTGGAAGCACTTCCGTGCAGTGAGCCTCTGTCTCTTCCTCCTGGTGTTTCCAACCTACATGGCCTACATGATCTGCCAGTTCTTCCACATGGATTTTTGGCTTCTCATCATCATCTCAAGCAGTATTCTCACCTCCCTGCAGGTAATAGCAAAGTGACCTGCTGTTCCAAGTTAGATCACTTGCCTAAGACAACTGATTTTACATATGAAAATGAGGGGATTACATCCTTAAATAGTACTGTTGGTTGCTTCATTATAGTAAATGTTCTTTTAGCCCttgcattatattacatttctccAAAGTGCATCCTTGCACAAAATTCTTTTGGATGCTGTTCTTCTGATTGAAACACTGAGAGATGTGGCCGTTCTTGAcctgttgtgtttgtgtgacaggtGCTGGGCACACTCTTAATCTACGTGCTGTTTATGGTGGAGGAGTTCCGCAAAGAGCCAGTGGAGAACATGGATGATGTCATCTACTACGTAAACGGCACCTACCGGCTGCTGGAGTTCCTAGTGGCACTTTGCGTGGTGGTCTACGGTGTCTCGGAGACCATCTTTGGGGAGTGGACTGTCATGGGGTCCACCATCATCTTCATCCACTCCTACTACAACGTGTGGTTGCGAGCTCACCTGGGCTGGCAGAACTTCCTGCTGCGCCGCGACGCCGTCAATAAGATCAAATGCCTGCCCATGGCCACTGACGAGCAACTCGAGAAACACAACGATATCTGTGCCATCTGTTACCAGGTATACAAAATGAACTTGCAGAGTGATACATACAGTATACCTCCTGTGTATAAGGCAGTTAAGTAAACTCGAGTTGGAATGGCACATACATGAACAAAGAAGGCATGATGTCTCACCATGAAAATGACCAGTTTAGCGTTAAACCTAGATGTAGTGGAAGGTAAGTCACATGAGCCGAAGAATATCTCATATCTAAATATGTAGTTCAAAGATTCAAAGCAGGAGCGATACTGTGGTACTCTGCTCACCAAAATATCTAAATTGTAGCCATTTATCCAAAGCTGTTGTATGCAAAGCATTTTCAACTATATGTAAATCAATTTTAAACTTGTCTGATGCCTGTAAAAGATAGCATAGGAAACATTTTTACGGAATCTACAGGCTGCTTCACAAGTAGTATTGAAAAATCTGGAATTCAGACCTCTTGCTGAGTGATTGCTCTACTCAGGGATGCACGTTctgagtttttagttttttgtttgtgtttttataacaaaTTTACCGGTCTCTGATTTCCTTAAGGGTTCTttaagtattaaaatgtttttaaatattatgttttgtgtattgcaggATATGAAGTCAGCAGTGATCACCCCATGCAGTCATTTCTTCCACGCTGGCTGCCTCAAGAAATGGCTGTATGTCCAGGAGACCTGCCCTCTTTGTCACAGCCAACTAAAAAGCCAATCGCAGCAAGCCACGACAGCTGCACCTCCTCCGGGGGCTGTGCAGCCCCCAGCACAGGAAGCCCCTGAGAACCAGGAGAGGGCTGTGCAGGAGAACCCTCCACCGGAAGAGCAGGGGAGCCAGGGGACACCCCTACAAGACGGGTCTGGCTCCAGCTGCAGAGACTCACCAGGGGAGGGGCAATCTGGGGGTTCAAGCAGCGCTGTGCTGAAATCTCCAGATATCCAGGAGCAGCCCAAACTGGAATGCCAAGGCAGTAGTCTAGATGGGCTAACAGCCAGCCAAGCCAGAAGACAGGAGGCTTACAGTTCTTCATCTCCACACTGCTCTGCTGGATCGAATGATTCAGAAAGCCTGAATACACATTCCAGTGTAGGGGTTTTAAAGGAGAATCGGGGAGACTCTGAGGCACCCAGTCATCACATTGCTGGATGTTTACAGGATTCCCCAGGGATACCAGAACAGGAGGTTGGGAGGCTTGCAGAATCTACCCAGAAGTTGAAATGAAAATGCTTGCTGAAATGAAAGTGCTTGTTCAAAtgaaaatgcttgtttttaaaaaggggtgTTAGAAGCCATTAGAGTAAAAGAAACTCAACAGTAAAGACAGAATGTAAACATTGATATATAAATGCCTCTGTGTTTGCTAGATGTGAACATCGTGACTGTTAAAGCAAGGTCGAAGTCAGCATTTCATAGGTGCAAATCTAGGGTGAACAGCACAGACTGAAGAATGTGTTTTTCTAGAAGCTTTAAGCACGCTTACGCTAGCACGCTGCCATTGTCTTGTTTaagctgtaatttttttttttttttttaatattatgccATTGCATTTGCACTGATGTAACTTATAGCAATTCTCCAAAGTTGTCTTGTAAGGTAccaaatgcttttttttggtgcatatgaagaaaatacatactttatatatatatatatatatatatatatatatatatatatatatatatattatatatatatatataatatatatatatatatatattatatatatatatatatatatatatatatatatatatatatagatatatatatatatatatatacacaactgtaaacacacaaatgtaactttttgatatacagtattgtgcagtACCGGCTAAAGTGAAGTGGACTTAAGCATATGTGAACACTTTTGTGACCCCTTGAGGATAAAAGTGGGATGAGCTTTTGACCATGGATAAGGGCTtggtgcagcaaaaaaaaagtgttatttggCATTAATTTGCATTTGTGAGAATGAATACATTGTGTATGATTAAACTCAGCAAATGCCATTTTTGTAGCATTTAGAAAGCTTTGTGCACTTTCTCATGAAGGGAAGGGCAGATTGTGAAGTGTATGCATTTTTACATTCATCATGAACTAGATTTGtttagacatttttattttactttttttggaATGAAGAGACTTTAAACTTGACTTTTTTGTCAGTTGTATTTGTGATCATGGAAGAGAGCTGACTTTCTTGaagtcctgttttattttacaaacactgaatgtctaaataaattaaaatcatgaATTGCATTTTTGAGTTCCGTTTTGTACATTTCGGGTATATGTTACTGGGGCCATCCATTTTTGTGGAAGCAGACCCAATAGATGCATAATGTCTGGCAACGGTTTCATTAGAAAAAGATTTGTATGTcttcacacacagaaacaaactcATGTTTCAATACCTCCTCTTGTGAGCGATATTCAGAGCTCTGATTGGCTAATAATGGCAATATGGTTTATAAACCATGACTAGAACACTGGTAAGATGAGCAGATAACTCCAATGCTTGAACCTCTTTTGAAGACACTCGGTAAGGTGTATGATTTTAGGTTGTCCTTAAGCCAATTACCACTTCTTAATGCATGAGGATATTCAGAAGAGGCAATTGGCTTCCTAAAAGATTTCTTAATTTTACCTTGAACTTCTCCTTTTTTTTCCTGCGTCTTGTAAACGTTCCAAGGGCTATTTTACATGCGTCGAGGATGTTTTTAATAGAAAGTCGTTTTCTGGTCCTTTAGGAATGGGTTTGTTTCTTCCGGAGCTGAATGTGAACAGGCACTGTGAGGATACAGTGTTTATAGTTCTATTGTTCCCAGAGTTTTATGAGGAAACTTCCTTGAAAGTTCTACAAAAACAATTTCTTGGATGAGTTTGTTTTTCAATGCAAAGGAATTTCCTCTGCAAAGATGTTTTGCGTTTAAACCTGGACGACAAGCAGCTTATGAAAGTGGCTTGGTGATAGAGGAATTATAAATCATGTTGGAAGCTGTAAatataaacttttatttaaagaGCCAGAGATTAAAAGGGGATTTAAGGGCAATACTGCACTTCCCATTTTAGCTTCCAAAATGTTAACAAAGTTTATGAGCTAGAGTAGGACCAGCACCAGTTCTTGTTAGTTACTGTAGTTCAAAAGTTAATTTGCTTTAATTGTCAAATGCCTGACCATCACTGACACTGATGCAATCTAAACTTTCCTGATAACCTACAGTATAGATTTCATATAAAGTTTCTCTGGTATCGGAGGTGGTGCCACAAGTGAAGTACAGTATCAGATCTCACAATTCAACCCAAAATAGGCTCTTTTCACTATAAGCCATTTTCTCTTCAAAACACAGTCTCATGGTCACCCAAGTGTCGCATGTATTCGTAATACTCTAGTCTTACAGTTCATGCTGTGGGAACACTCAGATTTTTTAGGAATATTGCAAACATCAGAAAAGTTAAACTGGTCCTAAAAATTCAATTACATAGTCTTATTAATTCCATTTGCACATGTATGCAGTTACCAATGATTGATGCATTCCACACTTTATATTCAACATAGCGAGAATATGTTAAACACACAGCTGCTAATATGAATGCTGAATATACCATTCATTCATGTTTGTATACAATTTATATTCTTATATGAACAGGTGGAACTAAAAGTACAGTGATGCAGGTGCTGGCTGAAATGTCTTGCCTTAGTTTCCTATAGCTTCACCTTTTGAATTCTGATTGAGTTGAATTTATGGTTCAGGTATGAACCGCCTTGTTCCAAACCTAATTCCCATTCACATGAACTGATACACAGTGTAACGTTCTGCCCTTTAAACTTGCCCGACCTCTTGATATGGTAACGtgtgaagcagtttaaaaaaagtgctgCAATCGCAGTATGTTTCCTTTGTGCTCCTAATTCCCTTTAGTACCGGCAGCAGGAAGAGGAGAGGAAACGAGATCCACTTTCAGAGAGGAGGAGGGTCTTCTTGAGCGCCTTCCTTCAAAGACAGAGTTTATCCAGGGCCTCCGCAGTCTGAAGCTTTGTGAAAAAAGTAAGGTTAATTTCTTCTTTGTCCGGAAGAGGAGCAGGAACTAGATCATAACCTCCTTTTCctcaaaatctgaaaaaaaagaccTTGTTTCCCAGAAGGATTGCATTCACACCAAAAGCCGAAGTCACAAAACGAGCTTCAAACACACATTTGAACGGAGAAACTGAAAGTTCTCGTTTTATAGTGGTATGACAGCCTGGGGAACGTTTCTACCCACTACCTCCTATCTCTAAACAAGGGGAGTCAGTCATTTCAGTGGTGACAAACTCggtcagtaacactttaaaatgacGTCAAAGGGTATTCAGGTAATagctttttaattgtatttgatgTTTAGATTGGTCAGTAGTTTTCAAAGTTGGCTGTAGGTCTTGGGTATTTCCATAAAAGCTTTGTATGTTTGGATTTGCGTTGTACCACCTAAACACTTTATACCCTGCTcagattaatattaatataaggTATACCAGTAGTACATAGTGCATGTTCCGGCTTGTCATAAAGCTCTTTGGAATGGATTTGGCATTTGACTTCTATGAGGCCCCTGCCTTTTGGTTGTTTCACATTCACTACTattcagaatgtattttattcCAAAGGTTTTTGGTATATCCAATAAAAAGTCCCATCAGCAAAGTAATTAATAAATGCCACAAGATGTCACTGTTGCTACACAATAAAATAGCAAACGCCTTTCTCAGAACAGAGACGAAGTGTTGGGCCGCTCGCGGTACTGTAaattttctttcttgcttttttatttatttatttattttttatactattTACCATTAGATGTCAAATATGCTTAAGGGAAAACAATGAAATATGGATTGCAGTAATCAAATATTATAAAAGCCTCAATTTGGCAAAGTCTACAGTGGATGATGCATGGTgttagaaaatgtgtttattatttattttaattcgtGTTAAGCTAATTCTTACTAACTAATAACAATGAATAACACATAGATAggcctaggaaaaaaaaaaaaaaaaaaaaaaaacatttcctaaGCTGCAATCTGTCCATTTTCATATATGCCGTTTGAACTATGATTTCCACATAAACTAAAGGATCAGTCTTACATTGATAATACCGTGTTGTCTATTACAggttattcattattttactgaagCTGACATAAGTAGATCAGCATGCGCTTCACTGTTATGGTGCAATAAGTAGTCTACTATCATCGACTGGGTTTTAACAAGATCAATTAGCCTGAAATACGAATCGCCATACCACCAAAAACCACAAGATGGCGcacttgttcttttcttttttgaacaCAGCTTCGAGGAGACGTGATAGAAACGTCATTTTTTGGAACAACACCTTCGTTCTTGTATAACCAGGTGATTTTCACAGCAGGCTAATGAAATCAACGaaagtataacattttattttagtcaaTACAAACAAACGACACCGCAGTTTTGtatatgtgaataataataataataaataataataataataataataataataataataataatttgccgTATTAGGTTTCTTTAATGCAAATAGGAAGTCTAATAAGCTGTTTCGGTAACtgtgtattgaaaatattaacttggttgttattatttagttatgACAACGATTTTGAACAACACAACGTGAAAATTAAACATTAGCACTGCCcatctttttcatttatttatttattttttcagtgttaaATAGTTTTTGGAAGCTTTTAGAAATTTGTCGGACTGAAACTGAAACCGTGCTCAGGAGGCATATGTGAAAAAATGGCTTTATTACCACAACCATGAAATCTAAAACTCAAGCCCCTGTTTATCTTTCCACTTAAACCACAACGATGTTGTAACAGATTTACTAGGCCTTAGTTCCAGCAGAgtttgcaatactttttttttttttttttttttaaagggaaactgCTGTTAATGCTAATGTTCTAACACAGCTTGGGTAAACCCTttaatattcaatgcagtgcatGCTTTGATCTAGGGCTTAAGGTGCATGCTGTTCGAATCTTTTAGGTCTTTCCATACAGTTATTTTTTGTGGAATTAATACTCTAAAAACAGCAAAGTCTATTGTAAAACGTTGTGAAAGGAAATCAAGTATATAACCCAGACCAAATGGAGGAGTAtcattaaacacaattaaagaaataagaaaaaaagaaatcaaatctGTGACATCCATGTTTACAGTGGCAAGCTTTTATCGTTA
The Polyodon spathula isolate WHYD16114869_AA chromosome 22, ASM1765450v1, whole genome shotgun sequence genome window above contains:
- the LOC121297090 gene encoding RING finger protein 145-like, yielding MAVKDNLKAVLNVGLRVPSIMLLDVLYRWDVSSFFQQIQKSTLNNNPLFQYKYLALNMHYVGYILSVVLLTLPRQQLVQLYLYVLAALLLFAGHQISRDYVRNELESEYDGPVYLEPLTMNRFTTALIGQLVVCTLCSCVMRTKQIWLFSAHLLPLVARLCLVPLETIVFINRFAMIFTGLEVLYFLASNLLVPFNLAKTAYRELAQVVEVYGLLALGMSLWNQLVVPVLFMVFWLVLFALQIYSYLSTRDQPTSRGRLLFFFLTSIAECCSTPYSLLGLVFTVSFLALGVLTLCKFYLQGYRAFMNDNTMNRGMTEGITLLILAVQTGLIELQVIHRAFLLSIILFIVVASILQSMLEIADPIVLALGASRDKSLWKHFRAVSLCLFLLVFPTYMAYMICQFFHMDFWLLIIISSSILTSLQVLGTLLIYVLFMVEEFRKEPVENMDDVIYYVNGTYRLLEFLVALCVVVYGVSETIFGEWTVMGSTIIFIHSYYNVWLRAHLGWQNFLLRRDAVNKIKCLPMATDEQLEKHNDICAICYQDMKSAVITPCSHFFHAGCLKKWLYVQETCPLCHSQLKSQSQQATTAAPPPGAVQPPAQEAPENQERAVQENPPPEEQGSQGTPLQDGSGSSCRDSPGEGQSGGSSSAVLKSPDIQEQPKLECQGSSLDGLTASQARRQEAYSSSSPHCSAGSNDSESLNTHSSVGVLKENRGDSEAPSHHIAGCLQDSPGIPEQEVGRLAESTQKLK